From one Falco biarmicus isolate bFalBia1 unplaced genomic scaffold, bFalBia1.pri scaffold_27, whole genome shotgun sequence genomic stretch:
- the LOC130143403 gene encoding olfactory receptor 14A16-like has product MSNSSSITQFLLLALADTRELQLLHFWLSLGIYLAFLMANGLIITAVVCDHHLHTPMYFFLLNLSLLDLGSISTTLPKAMANSLWDTRDISYSGCAAQLFLIVFFLSAECSLLTVMAYDRYVAICQPLHYGTLLGSRACVHMAAAAWASGFLNSLLQTANTFSLPLCQGNALGQVFCEIPQILKLSCSHTYLREVGLIVSSVLVVFGCFIFIILSYMQIFRAVLRIPSEQGRHKAFSTCLPHLAVISLFLSTGMFAHLKPPSISSPSLDLVVSVLYSVVPPALNPLIYSMRNQELKGAMCKMITGCSSEGIKL; this is encoded by the coding sequence atgtccaacagcagctccatcacccagttcctcctcctggcattggcagacacgcgggagctgcagctcttgcacttctggctctccctgggcatctacctggccTTCCTCATGGCCAACGGCCTCATCATCACTGCTGTAGTATGTGACCACCACCtgcacacccccatgtacttcttcctcctcaacctctccctcctcgacctgggctccatctccaccactctccccaaagccatggccaactccctctgggacaccagggacatctcctactcaggatgtgctgcacagctcttcctgattgtctttttcctttcagcagagtgttctctcctcaccgtcatggcctatgaccgctacgtggccatctgccagcccctgcactacgggaccctgctgggcagcagagcttgtgtccacatggcagcagctgcctgggccagtgggtttctcAACTCCCTCCTACAGACagcaaatactttttcactgccactctgccaaggcaatgccctgggacaagtcttctgtgaaatcccacagatcctcaagctctcctgctcacacacctacctcagggaagtggggcttatTGTGTCTAGTGTCTTAGTAGTGTTTgggtgtttcattttcattattctgtcttacatgcagatcttcagggctgtgctgaggatcccctctgagcagggacggcacaaagccttttccacgtgcctccctcacctggccgtgatctccctctttctcagcactggCATGTTTGCCCACCTGAagcccccctccatctcctccccatccctggacctGGTGGTGTCAGTTCTGTACTcggtggtgcctccagcactgaaccccctcatctacagcatgaggaaccaggagctgaagggtgCAATGTGCAAAATGATAACTGGATGTTCTtctgaaggaataaaattatga